Proteins co-encoded in one Bacteroidota bacterium genomic window:
- a CDS encoding 3-phosphoshikimate 1-carboxyvinyltransferase, with amino-acid sequence MIYTISKSPKSLLGEVRLPASKSESNRALLIQALSQKKFSIANLSEANDTLVLKNILENHHQENHFDVGPSGTAMRFLTAFFATIPGTRTLTGSARMKERPLGLLVDALRKLGANITYLEKEGYPPLKIEGANLSGGSISIDGSMSSQYLSALAMIAPTLPQGLKLKLSGEIISKPYLLMTLKMMERFGVKSTWKNAEIDIAPQNYSYTKAESYVIEGDWSSSSYWFQIAAFATEVDFNLWGLRKESLQGDCALVDYYQPLGVETTFIEGGIKLSKKTIQVPVDNIHVELLHTPDIAQTLAVTYAAKEIYAELYGLRTLRIKETDRIKALISELKKIGVEAIDLDIGNLLIPKIKKSIHPPTAVFKTYEDHRMAMCLAPLSMLFESVAIENPEVVAKSYPHFWDDLKSVGFVIE; translated from the coding sequence ATGATATATACCATTTCTAAGTCACCCAAAAGTCTGCTGGGAGAAGTTCGCTTGCCTGCTTCTAAAAGTGAAAGTAATAGAGCGCTTTTGATACAAGCTTTAAGTCAAAAAAAATTTAGCATTGCAAATCTTTCAGAAGCGAATGATACGTTGGTTCTGAAAAACATTCTTGAAAACCATCATCAGGAAAATCATTTTGATGTGGGACCTTCAGGAACTGCCATGCGCTTTTTAACTGCCTTTTTTGCCACTATTCCGGGAACAAGAACCTTGACCGGGAGTGCGCGTATGAAAGAACGCCCACTTGGCTTGTTAGTTGATGCACTCAGGAAATTAGGAGCCAATATCACTTATCTTGAAAAAGAAGGTTACCCACCATTAAAAATTGAAGGAGCGAATTTATCAGGTGGAAGCATTTCAATTGATGGAAGTATGAGTAGCCAGTATTTATCAGCGTTAGCGATGATTGCACCTACCTTGCCACAAGGATTGAAATTAAAATTAAGTGGGGAAATTATTTCTAAACCCTACTTGCTGATGACGCTTAAAATGATGGAGCGTTTTGGAGTAAAAAGTACTTGGAAAAATGCTGAAATTGATATTGCTCCTCAAAACTATTCCTATACAAAAGCTGAAAGTTATGTCATTGAAGGCGACTGGAGCTCTTCCTCCTATTGGTTTCAGATTGCAGCTTTTGCTACAGAAGTAGATTTTAACTTATGGGGTTTGCGAAAAGAAAGTTTGCAAGGCGATTGCGCATTAGTTGACTATTACCAACCTTTGGGCGTTGAAACTACCTTTATTGAAGGAGGAATTAAATTAAGTAAAAAAACTATTCAAGTTCCAGTCGACAATATTCACGTTGAATTATTGCACACACCCGATATTGCACAAACGCTAGCAGTAACGTATGCTGCTAAAGAAATATATGCCGAATTGTACGGTTTGCGTACTTTACGAATAAAAGAAACCGACCGAATAAAAGCCCTAATTTCTGAATTGAAAAAAATTGGTGTTGAGGCCATTGATTTGGATATTGGAAATTTGTTGATTCCTAAAATTAAAAAATCTATTCATCCGCCAACTGCTGTATTCAAAACCTATGAAGACCATCGAATGGCAATGTGCTTAGCGCCTTTATCGATGCTGTTTGAAAGTGTTGCTATTGAGAATCCGGAAGTGGTTGCAAAATCCTATCCTCACTTTTGGGACGATTTAAAATCTGTTGGATTTGTAATAGAATAA